TGATCGTATGGGATTGGAAATATGGCCTCAGTTTCTGCGCGGCATTTACCACCGCCAGGGCCAATTTTTCCATCACGGGATATCTTGTTTCACAATCGAACAGGGATCTGCTGACGTAGTAGATTGGTTTTTGTTCGTTGTTTTCTTCGCGGACCAAGACCCCACTTACTGCGTGTTCGGAAATCGCGACGTATAGATACAGAAGTTTGCCATGAACTGGCTTAGATAGGATAGGAGGTTCGCTTATGTAGGCTTTAAGCTCGCTAAGGGCGGCGTCGCAATCGGCGTTCCAttcgaactttttgttccctTTAAGGAGTTTGTAGAATGGAAGGCATCGATCTGTCGATCTTGATATAAAGCGGTTTAATGCGGCGATCTTTCCCGTGAGTCTTTGCACATCTTTGACCGACTTCGGAGGTAGTGTTTCGATAAGCGCCGAGATTTGTTTGGGATTGGCTTCGATCCCTCTTTTAGTCACGAGGTATCCCAGAAATTCCCAAGATGCTACTCCAAAAGTGCACTTGGTCGGGTTTAGCTTCATCCCGAACTTATTGAGGATGTTGAAGCACTCTTGGAGTTGGAGAACGTGGTCGCCGGCTACTGAGGATTTTACTAGCATGTCGTCTATGTAAACCTCCATAGTTTTTCCTAGTTGGTTGGAGAACATTTTATTTACCAACCTCTGGTAGGTCGCTCCAGCATTCTTCAGCACGAAAGGCATTACTTTATAACAATATGTTCCTCGCTCGGTGATGAAGCTCGTTTTTTCTTGGTCTTCAGGATTCATGAGGATCTGATTGTACCCCGAGAATGCATCCATGAAGGAGAGCAGCTCGTGTCCTACCGTAGCTTCGAGTAATCGGTCTATATGTGGTAACGGAAAGCTGTTATTTCGGGCAGGCTTTATTTAGGTTCGTAAAGTCGATACAAACTCTCCATTTtccattctttttctttacgACGACTGGGTTGGCAAGCCAGTCCGGATATTGTACTTTGCGGATTGAACCTATTTTCAGCAGTTTATCAACTTCGTCGTTCACTGCCTTAGCCCTTTCTGGGCCAAGTTTTCTTCGTTTTTGCTTGATCTGTTTAAATGTGGGATCGACATTTAGGTCGTGTGATGCGACGTTGATATCGATGCCGGGCATGTCAGCAGCCGACCATGCAAACGTGTTGATGTTATTTCTCAGAAAGACCACTAGATCATCCCTGATCTTTGGACTGAGATCGCGTCCAATGCTAACGCATTTCTCTGGAGATTGCGGATCTAGGGAAATAGTACACGCGAGGTCCTTCTCAGGGTCTTTTGTCGAGGGATCTCGCACTGCTGGTTGGTTCGCCCCCTTCGGAAACATTTTTGGGTATTCCGCCATGTAACAGGATCGAGACTGTTTTTGATTCCCGTAAATGGTCTTTTCTCCGGTAGGGGAAATAAACTTTACGCATTGATGGTAAATCGAGGGGACTGCCTTCATCTGATGAAGCCACGGTCGTCCTAAGACAGCATCGAATGGGGAAAGGTCATGCATTACGGAGAACTCTAATTCTTTCTCGGAATCGTGTGTCTTAACGGTGATTGCCACGTTTCCTAGTAAAGGTACTCTGCTTCCGCCTCCAAAGCTGTAGAGGGGAGGAGCGTATTTGTTGATTGCTAAATCAGGTCGGCTGATTTTCTCGAAGGTATCGTGCGATAGCAGGTTGGCTACGCATCCGGAATCGATGAGAACCTTTGAAAAAGAAACCCCGGCGAGGTCA
The genomic region above belongs to Raphanus sativus cultivar WK10039 unplaced genomic scaffold, ASM80110v3 Scaffold0736, whole genome shotgun sequence and contains:
- the LOC108835748 gene encoding uncharacterized protein LOC108835748, whose protein sequence is MDPTLRRRRSDGSRSRQLAISKDPARDAPSHDSRDNHRLGKATLNENTITFSLYENVELDTPHDDALIITIDLAGVSFSKVLIDSGCVANLLSHDTFEKISRPDLAINKYAPPLYSFGGGSRVPLLGNVAITVKTHDSEKELEFSVMHDLSPFDAVLGRPWLHQMKAVPSIYHQCVKFISPTGEKTIYGNQKQSRSCYMAEYPKMFPKGANQPAVRDPSTKDPEKDLACTISLDPQSPEKCVSIGRDLSPKIRDDLVVFLRNNINTFAWSAADMPGIDINVASHDLNVDPTFKQIKQKRRKLGPERAKAVNDEVDKLLKIGSIRKVQYPDWLANPVVVKKKNGKWRVCIDFTNLNKACPK